A DNA window from Vigna unguiculata cultivar IT97K-499-35 chromosome 10, ASM411807v1, whole genome shotgun sequence contains the following coding sequences:
- the LOC114166450 gene encoding cytochrome c-type biogenesis CcmH-like mitochondrial protein: MASEDDAVKKTMIVDARARNISHNVRCTECGSQSIEDSQADIAILLRKLIRDEIRAGKSDKEIYKKLEDDFGETVLYTPKFDMQTAALWLSPVLIAAAAAGGWAYKKHKQKTNVHIMALDLVRGVSLTPKEKETMLDILTPPPSQGARTPFWWRR; encoded by the exons ATGGCGAGTGAGGATGATGCAGTGAAGAAGACAATGATAGTTGATGCTCGGGCAAGAAACATTAGTCACAATGTGAGGTGCACGGAGTGTGGGAGTCAATCCATTGAAGATTCTCAAGCAGACATTGCCATTTTGCTCAGGAAG TTAATTCGTGATGAAATTCGGGCTGGAAAGAGTGACAAGGAAATCTACAAAAAGCTTGAGGACGATTTTGGAGAGACTGTACTCTATACGCCCAAGTTTGATATGCAGACAGCAGCTTTGTGGTTATCACCT gtcctaattgcTGCAGCAGCTGCTGGAGGATGGGCTTACAAGAAGCATAAACAAAAGACTAATGTCCATATCATGGCTTTGGACCTTGTTAGAGGTGTTTCATTGACCCCAAAAGAGAAGGAGACAATGCTTGATATTCTCACGCCACCTCCTTCACAGGGAGCTAGAACACCCTTCTGGTGGAGGAGATGA